The Cyclopterus lumpus isolate fCycLum1 chromosome 12, fCycLum1.pri, whole genome shotgun sequence genome window below encodes:
- the LOC117740687 gene encoding splicing factor 3A subunit 2-like, protein MDGCGRPGPGLQVQASGSRPPGQVLQVRASGSRPPGPGLRVKASRSGPPGPSLRVKASRSRPPGPSLQVRASGSGPPGPGLQVRASGSGPPGPDLQVRASGSRPPGPSLRVRASRSGPPGQGLQVRASGSGDPGPGLGVKASRSEPPGQGLWVKASRSEPPGQGLRVRGSRSRPRGQDLQVRASWSVPLDPDLRLRFSRSWPPAQGLQVRASRSGPLDPGLQALRRSFDALHV, encoded by the exons ATGGATGGCTGTGGTAGACCGGGTCCGGGCCTCCAGGTCCAGGCCTCCGGGTCAAGGCCTCCAGgtcaggtcctccaggtccgGGCCTCCGGGTCAAGGCCTCCAGGTCCGGGCCTCCGGGTCAAGGCCTCCAGGTCCGGGCCTCCAGGTCCGAGCCTCCGGGTCAAGGCCTCCAGGTCCAGACCTCCAGGTCCGAGCCTCCAGGTCCGGGCCTCCGGGTCAGGGCCTCCAGGTCCAGGCCTCCAGGTCCGAGCCTCCGGGTCCGGGCCTCCAGGTCCAGACCTCCAGGTCCGAGCCTCCGGGTCAAGGCCTCCAGGTCCGAGCCTCCGGGTCAGGGCATCCAGGTCCGGGCCTCCGGGTCAAGGCCTCCAGGTCAGAGCCTCCGGGTCAGGGGATCCAGGTCCAGGCCTCGGGGTCAAGGCCTCCAGGTCTGAGCCTCCAGGTCAGGGCCTCTGGGTCAAGGCCTCCAGGTCAGAGCCTCCAGGTCAGGGCCTCCGGGTCAGGGGATCCAGGTCCAGGCCTCGGGGTCAAGACCTCCAGGTCAGGGCCTCCTGGTCCGTGCCTCTAGATCCGGACCTCCGCCTCAGATTCTCCAGGTCCTGGCCTCCGGCTCAGGGCCTCCAGGTCCGGGCCTCTAGATCCGGGCCTCTAGATCCGGGCCTCCAG GCTCTGAGAAGAAGCTTTGATGCTCTGCACGTGTGA